In Eleginops maclovinus isolate JMC-PN-2008 ecotype Puerto Natales chromosome 10, JC_Emac_rtc_rv5, whole genome shotgun sequence, the following proteins share a genomic window:
- the nfe2l1b gene encoding endoplasmic reticulum membrane sensor NFE2L1b isoform X2 — MLYLKKYFTEGLIQFTILLSLIGVRVDVDSYLSNQLPPLREIILGPSSAYTQTQFHNLRNTLDGYGIHPKSVDLDQFFTTRRLLNQVRQLDRLSVPSTELNTWLVHRDSETVVSTSSQPSPSITLDNGGGLEDVNNPDATPAMRGGSGTTESTYNLNAEDSSLGAVAPEGNQEQPGNRDGNDDLSKEDIDLIDILWRQDIDLGAGREVFNYSNRQKESEEEEKPSPRENKDGNEEQERWRNGVNLQGAQPVDGETGESIPEQFPAPVVVTPEIVSNEEVPSTSQGLPVAPLLPAGETQLDLEQQWQDIMAIMELQAMEVNSSSPNSNSSSDSGTSGTTDSNTVANFGLSTRSTPVNQDVSLHQASLPSCSQDFPPIFYPQVDSTTIHPRTTMLRLSSSNSSSINSTFGATNLTGILIPPHINSSSTNITSTPILPDPFSNLLEESMLDEISLLDLAMEEGFSQAQASQLEEELDSDSGLSLDSSHSPASPSSSETSCSSAASSSSTSATFSEEGAVGYSTDSEVATAEEGAVGGYQPGYSKLCRMSYQNPSQFHGLPQLDNISHNHTYNLPLSSVFAEDPELPISTGKKTVKHSKLQPPQDLFDKHSSRDERRARSMKIPFSNEKIINLPVEEFNELLAKHHLSEGQLALIRDIRRRGKNKMAAQNCRKRKLDTIINLEQGVHDLRRDKARLLKEKMEFIRSIRQMKQKMQSLYQEVFTQLRDEEGRPYPPSEYSLQYSADGSVLIMPRGVTTAEQHRKPEKKQKDKKK, encoded by the exons ATGCTTTACCTGAAAAAATACTTCACAGAGGGCCTGATTCAGTTCACCATCCTCCTGAGTCTCATTGGGGTGCGGGTGGACGTTGACAGCTATCTAAGCAATCAGCTGCCCCCTCTGAGAGAGATCATCCTGGGCCCTAGCTCAGCCTACACCCAGACACAGTTCCACAACCTGCGCAACACGCTGGACGGCTATGGCATCCATCCAAAGAGTGTGGACCTCGACCAATTCTTTACCACTCGGCGGTTGCTGAACCAGGTGCGCCAGCTGGATCGCCTCTCCGTCCCCAGTACCGAGCTCAACACCTGGCTTGTGCATCGTGACTCTGAGACTGTGGTTTCCACCAGCAGCCAGCCCAGCCCCAGCATCACCCTGGACAATGGGGGCGGCCTAGAGGACGTTAACAACCCTGACGCTACCCCGGCCATGAGGGGAGGAAGTGGAACAACTGAATCCACGTACAACCTGAATGCAGAGGACAGCAGCCTGGGAGCCGTGGCCCCTGAGGGCAACCAGGAGCAGCCGGGCAACAGGGATGGCAATGATGACCTTAGCAAAGAG GACATTGACTTGATTGACATTCTATGGAGACAGGACATCGACCTCGGTGCGGGAAGAGAAGTGTTCAACTACAGCAACCGTCAGAAGGagagcgaggaagaggagaagcCCAGCCCACGAGAGAACAAAGATGGGAATGAGGAACAAGAGCGCTGGAGAAATGGAGTAAACTTACAAGGTGCCCAGCCGGTGGACGGGGAGACCGGAGAGAGTATCCCAGAGCAG TTTCCAGCACCGGTTGTTGTCACGCCAGAAATAGTTTCCAATGAGGAAGTTCCTTCTACGTCTCAGGGTCTTCCTGTGGCTCCACTCCTGCCTGCAGGAGAGACACAGCTAGACCTGGAGCAGCAGTGGCAAGACATCATGGCCATCATGGAGCTGCAA GCGATGGAAGTGAACAGCTCTTCGCCCAACAGCAACTCAAGCAGTGACAGTGGCACAAGCGGGACGACTGACTCGAACACCGTGGCAAACTTTGGTCTTTCCACCCGCTCAACGCCAGTAAACCAGGACGTCAGCCTCCATCAGGCCTCCCTCCCCAGCTGCAGCCAAGACTTCCCCCCCATATTTTATCCCCAAGTGGACTCGACTACCATCCATCCAAGAACCACCATGCTCAGACTTTCTTCCAGCAACTCCAGCAGCATCAACTCCACGTTTGGAGCCACCAACCTGACCGGGATCCTCATCCCGCCACACATTAACAGTTCTAGTACCAACATTACATCCACGCCGATCCTTCCCGATCCATTCAGTAACCTTCTTGAAGAGTCCATGCTGGATGAGATCAGCTTGCTGGACCTTGCCATGGAAGAGGGCTTCAGCCAGGCCCAGGCCTCGCAGTTGGAGGAAGAGCTTGACTCAGATTCTGGTCTCTCCTTGGACTCCAGCCACAGCCCGGCCTCCCCAAGCAGCTCCGAGACATCCTGCTCCTCGGCGGCGTCTTCTTCTTCAACGTCCGCCACCTTCTCCGAGGAGGGGGCCGTGGGGTACAGCACCGACTCCGAGGTCGCCACCGCAGAGGAAGGTGCTGTTGGCGGTTATCAGCCCGGGTACAGCAAGCTCTGCCGTATGAGCTATCAGAACCCCTCCCAGTTCCACGGCCTCCCTCAGCTCGACAACATCAGCCACAATCACACGTACAACTTGCCACTTTCCTCAGTGTTCGCCGAGGATCCGGAGCTCCCCATCTCAACCGGGAAGAAGACCGTCAAACACTCAAAGCTTCAGCCTCCTCAGGACTTGTTCGACAAGCACTCAAGTAGAGACGAACGCAGAGCCCGTTCCATGAAAATTCCCTTCTCCAACGAGAAGATCATCAACCTGCCGGTGGAAGAGTTCAACGAGCTTCTAGCCAAGCACCACCTGAGCGAAGGCCAGCTGGCGCTCATCCGCGACATCCGAAGGCGCGGCAAGAACAAGATGGCGGCTCAGAACTGCCGCAAGCGCAAGCTGGACACCATCATCAACCTGGAGCAGGGCGTCCACGACCTGCGGCGCGACAAGGCTCGCCTGctgaaggagaagatggagTTCATCCGTTCAATCCGGCAGATGAAGCAGAAGATGCAAAGTCTGTACCAGGAGGTGTTCACTCAGCTGCGGGACGAGGAGGGCCGGCCCTACCCCCCCAGCGAGTACTCACTCCAGTACAGTGCCGACGGCAGCGTGCTAATCATGCCCCGCGGTGTGACAACGGCCGAGCAACACCGTAAGCccgagaaaaaacaaaaagacaaaaagaagtgA
- the nfe2l1b gene encoding endoplasmic reticulum membrane sensor NFE2L1b isoform X1 produces MLYLKKYFTEGLIQFTILLSLIGVRVDVDSYLSNQLPPLREIILGPSSAYTQTQFHNLRNTLDGYGIHPKSVDLDQFFTTRRLLNQVRQLDRLSVPSTELNTWLVHRDSETVVSTSSQPSPSITLDNGGGLEDVNNPDATPAMRGGSGTTESTYNLNAEDSSLGAVAPEGNQEQPGNRDGNDDLSKEDIDLIDILWRQDIDLGAGREVFNYSNRQKESEEEEKPSPRENKDGNEEQERWRNGVNLQGAQPVDGETGESIPEQLPVLGSQTSLSLQECLRLLEATFPFGEESEFPAPVVVTPEIVSNEEVPSTSQGLPVAPLLPAGETQLDLEQQWQDIMAIMELQAMEVNSSSPNSNSSSDSGTSGTTDSNTVANFGLSTRSTPVNQDVSLHQASLPSCSQDFPPIFYPQVDSTTIHPRTTMLRLSSSNSSSINSTFGATNLTGILIPPHINSSSTNITSTPILPDPFSNLLEESMLDEISLLDLAMEEGFSQAQASQLEEELDSDSGLSLDSSHSPASPSSSETSCSSAASSSSTSATFSEEGAVGYSTDSEVATAEEGAVGGYQPGYSKLCRMSYQNPSQFHGLPQLDNISHNHTYNLPLSSVFAEDPELPISTGKKTVKHSKLQPPQDLFDKHSSRDERRARSMKIPFSNEKIINLPVEEFNELLAKHHLSEGQLALIRDIRRRGKNKMAAQNCRKRKLDTIINLEQGVHDLRRDKARLLKEKMEFIRSIRQMKQKMQSLYQEVFTQLRDEEGRPYPPSEYSLQYSADGSVLIMPRGVTTAEQHRKPEKKQKDKKK; encoded by the exons ATGCTTTACCTGAAAAAATACTTCACAGAGGGCCTGATTCAGTTCACCATCCTCCTGAGTCTCATTGGGGTGCGGGTGGACGTTGACAGCTATCTAAGCAATCAGCTGCCCCCTCTGAGAGAGATCATCCTGGGCCCTAGCTCAGCCTACACCCAGACACAGTTCCACAACCTGCGCAACACGCTGGACGGCTATGGCATCCATCCAAAGAGTGTGGACCTCGACCAATTCTTTACCACTCGGCGGTTGCTGAACCAGGTGCGCCAGCTGGATCGCCTCTCCGTCCCCAGTACCGAGCTCAACACCTGGCTTGTGCATCGTGACTCTGAGACTGTGGTTTCCACCAGCAGCCAGCCCAGCCCCAGCATCACCCTGGACAATGGGGGCGGCCTAGAGGACGTTAACAACCCTGACGCTACCCCGGCCATGAGGGGAGGAAGTGGAACAACTGAATCCACGTACAACCTGAATGCAGAGGACAGCAGCCTGGGAGCCGTGGCCCCTGAGGGCAACCAGGAGCAGCCGGGCAACAGGGATGGCAATGATGACCTTAGCAAAGAG GACATTGACTTGATTGACATTCTATGGAGACAGGACATCGACCTCGGTGCGGGAAGAGAAGTGTTCAACTACAGCAACCGTCAGAAGGagagcgaggaagaggagaagcCCAGCCCACGAGAGAACAAAGATGGGAATGAGGAACAAGAGCGCTGGAGAAATGGAGTAAACTTACAAGGTGCCCAGCCGGTGGACGGGGAGACCGGAGAGAGTATCCCAGAGCAG CTCCCAGTTCTTGGCTCACAGACTTCACTGTCTCTACAAGAATGCTTGAGGCTGTTGGAGGCCACTTTCCCTTTTGGAGAAGAATCTGAG TTTCCAGCACCGGTTGTTGTCACGCCAGAAATAGTTTCCAATGAGGAAGTTCCTTCTACGTCTCAGGGTCTTCCTGTGGCTCCACTCCTGCCTGCAGGAGAGACACAGCTAGACCTGGAGCAGCAGTGGCAAGACATCATGGCCATCATGGAGCTGCAA GCGATGGAAGTGAACAGCTCTTCGCCCAACAGCAACTCAAGCAGTGACAGTGGCACAAGCGGGACGACTGACTCGAACACCGTGGCAAACTTTGGTCTTTCCACCCGCTCAACGCCAGTAAACCAGGACGTCAGCCTCCATCAGGCCTCCCTCCCCAGCTGCAGCCAAGACTTCCCCCCCATATTTTATCCCCAAGTGGACTCGACTACCATCCATCCAAGAACCACCATGCTCAGACTTTCTTCCAGCAACTCCAGCAGCATCAACTCCACGTTTGGAGCCACCAACCTGACCGGGATCCTCATCCCGCCACACATTAACAGTTCTAGTACCAACATTACATCCACGCCGATCCTTCCCGATCCATTCAGTAACCTTCTTGAAGAGTCCATGCTGGATGAGATCAGCTTGCTGGACCTTGCCATGGAAGAGGGCTTCAGCCAGGCCCAGGCCTCGCAGTTGGAGGAAGAGCTTGACTCAGATTCTGGTCTCTCCTTGGACTCCAGCCACAGCCCGGCCTCCCCAAGCAGCTCCGAGACATCCTGCTCCTCGGCGGCGTCTTCTTCTTCAACGTCCGCCACCTTCTCCGAGGAGGGGGCCGTGGGGTACAGCACCGACTCCGAGGTCGCCACCGCAGAGGAAGGTGCTGTTGGCGGTTATCAGCCCGGGTACAGCAAGCTCTGCCGTATGAGCTATCAGAACCCCTCCCAGTTCCACGGCCTCCCTCAGCTCGACAACATCAGCCACAATCACACGTACAACTTGCCACTTTCCTCAGTGTTCGCCGAGGATCCGGAGCTCCCCATCTCAACCGGGAAGAAGACCGTCAAACACTCAAAGCTTCAGCCTCCTCAGGACTTGTTCGACAAGCACTCAAGTAGAGACGAACGCAGAGCCCGTTCCATGAAAATTCCCTTCTCCAACGAGAAGATCATCAACCTGCCGGTGGAAGAGTTCAACGAGCTTCTAGCCAAGCACCACCTGAGCGAAGGCCAGCTGGCGCTCATCCGCGACATCCGAAGGCGCGGCAAGAACAAGATGGCGGCTCAGAACTGCCGCAAGCGCAAGCTGGACACCATCATCAACCTGGAGCAGGGCGTCCACGACCTGCGGCGCGACAAGGCTCGCCTGctgaaggagaagatggagTTCATCCGTTCAATCCGGCAGATGAAGCAGAAGATGCAAAGTCTGTACCAGGAGGTGTTCACTCAGCTGCGGGACGAGGAGGGCCGGCCCTACCCCCCCAGCGAGTACTCACTCCAGTACAGTGCCGACGGCAGCGTGCTAATCATGCCCCGCGGTGTGACAACGGCCGAGCAACACCGTAAGCccgagaaaaaacaaaaagacaaaaagaagtgA
- the cbx1b gene encoding chromobox protein homolog 1b isoform X2, with amino-acid sequence MSMSLATEPPNDVPAVTEESKMTAVPEKKDKKPEDVAEEEEEEEEYVVEKVLNRRVVKGRVEYLLKWKGFSEEDNTWEPSDNLDCPDLIAEFLQSQKTAQEGKRKAAGDAEGDDSKTKKKKDDTEKLRGFARGLEPERIIGATDSTGELMFLMKWKNSDEADLVPAKEANVTCPQVVISFYEERLTWHSYPTEDEKKEEKI; translated from the exons ATGAGTATGAGCCTGGCTACAGAACCCCCTAATGATGTTCCCGCTGTTACAGAAG AAAGCAAAATGACCGCAGTCCCTGAAAAGAAGGACAAGAAGCCAGAGGATGtggcagaggaagaagaggaggaggaagaatatGTGGTGGAAAAGGTCCTGAATCGGCGGGTGGTGAAAGGGAGAGTAGAGTATCTTCTGAAATGGAAAGGCTTCTCTGA GGAAGACAACACGTGGGAGCCATCAGACAATCTAGACTGTCCGGATTTGATTGCAGAATTCCTGCAGTCCCAGAAAACAGCACaagagggaaaaagaaaggcGGCTGGAGACGCAGAAGGAGACGACAGTAAGacgaagaagaaaaaagatgat ACCGAGAAGCTAAGGGGCTTTGCTCGAGGATTGGAACCAGAGAGGATTATTGGTGCCACAGACTCCACAGGAGAACTCATGTTCCTCATGAAATG GAAAAACTCAGATGAAGCTGACCTGGTGCCGGCGAAAGAGGCCAACGTGACATGTCCGCAGGTGGTCATCTCTTTCTATGAGGAGAGACTTACATGGCACTCGTATCCCACCGAAGAcgagaaaaaagaggagaaaatctAA
- the LOC134870647 gene encoding uncharacterized protein LOC134870647: MSDESERKDETPYMSEIHEETDNLHSEVEGSGDDILQHMDQVEQEVDQVRTKDDSDEDSHSSSNESIVKVSDEESICDEAEELIQSANGHMDTPHEEVAHWAEEVQTPRKNILDLHMNGCIAEKDDIFAHEEDDLQYITDISDLHKSLDLISGVTGGDLTENCDFSILETSCTPELADSRSTEQENLPVLSLDASEENHEVEVFKSNG; encoded by the coding sequence atgagCGATGAATCTGAGAGGAAAGATGAGACACCATATATGTCAGAAATCCATGAAGAGACTGACAATTTGCACTCAGAGGTGGAAGGCAGCGGCGATGACATTCTTCAACACATGGACCAAGTTGAACAGGAAGTAGATCAGGTAAGGACCAAAGATGACAGCGACGAGGACAGCCATTCATCTTCCAATGAAAGCATTGTCAAGGTCAGCGATGAAGAGAGCATCTGTGACGAGGCAGAGGAACTGATCCAGTCTGCAAACGGACACATGGACACTCCTCATGAGGAGGTCGCTCACTGGGCAGAAGAAGTGCAGACCCCcaggaaaaacattttggacCTACACATGAATGGATGCATTGCAGAAAAAGACGACATTTTTGCCCATGAGGAAGACGACTTGCAATACATTACCGACATTAGTGACTTGCATAAATCTCTGGACTTGATCTCAGGTGTTACAGGTGGAGATTTGACAGAAAATTGTGACTTCAGTATCTTAGAAACAAGCTGCACGCCTGAGCTAGCTGATAGTAGAAGTACGGAGCAGGAAAACTTGCCTGTGCTGTCTTTGGACGCCTCAGAGGAGAATCATGAGGTAGAGGTGTTTAAGTCAAATGGCTAA
- the cbx1b gene encoding chromobox protein homolog 1b isoform X3 yields MTAVPEKKDKKPEDVAEEEEEEEEYVVEKVLNRRVVKGRVEYLLKWKGFSEEDNTWEPSDNLDCPDLIAEFLQSQKTAQEGKRKAAGDAEGDDSKTKKKKDDTEKLRGFARGLEPERIIGATDSTGELMFLMKWKNSDEADLVPAKEANVTCPQVVISFYEERLTWHSYPTEDEKKEEKI; encoded by the exons ATGACCGCAGTCCCTGAAAAGAAGGACAAGAAGCCAGAGGATGtggcagaggaagaagaggaggaggaagaatatGTGGTGGAAAAGGTCCTGAATCGGCGGGTGGTGAAAGGGAGAGTAGAGTATCTTCTGAAATGGAAAGGCTTCTCTGA GGAAGACAACACGTGGGAGCCATCAGACAATCTAGACTGTCCGGATTTGATTGCAGAATTCCTGCAGTCCCAGAAAACAGCACaagagggaaaaagaaaggcGGCTGGAGACGCAGAAGGAGACGACAGTAAGacgaagaagaaaaaagatgat ACCGAGAAGCTAAGGGGCTTTGCTCGAGGATTGGAACCAGAGAGGATTATTGGTGCCACAGACTCCACAGGAGAACTCATGTTCCTCATGAAATG GAAAAACTCAGATGAAGCTGACCTGGTGCCGGCGAAAGAGGCCAACGTGACATGTCCGCAGGTGGTCATCTCTTTCTATGAGGAGAGACTTACATGGCACTCGTATCCCACCGAAGAcgagaaaaaagaggagaaaatctAA
- the cbx1b gene encoding chromobox protein homolog 1b isoform X1, producing MYPRHAAPPAPVTLEPAGPQVNLMSMSLATEPPNDVPAVTEESKMTAVPEKKDKKPEDVAEEEEEEEEYVVEKVLNRRVVKGRVEYLLKWKGFSEEDNTWEPSDNLDCPDLIAEFLQSQKTAQEGKRKAAGDAEGDDSKTKKKKDDTEKLRGFARGLEPERIIGATDSTGELMFLMKWKNSDEADLVPAKEANVTCPQVVISFYEERLTWHSYPTEDEKKEEKI from the exons ATGTATCCCCGGCACGCAGCACCACCGGCTCCGGTGACGTTG GAACCTGCTGGTCCCCAGGTCAACCTGATGAGTATGAGCCTGGCTACAGAACCCCCTAATGATGTTCCCGCTGTTACAGAAG AAAGCAAAATGACCGCAGTCCCTGAAAAGAAGGACAAGAAGCCAGAGGATGtggcagaggaagaagaggaggaggaagaatatGTGGTGGAAAAGGTCCTGAATCGGCGGGTGGTGAAAGGGAGAGTAGAGTATCTTCTGAAATGGAAAGGCTTCTCTGA GGAAGACAACACGTGGGAGCCATCAGACAATCTAGACTGTCCGGATTTGATTGCAGAATTCCTGCAGTCCCAGAAAACAGCACaagagggaaaaagaaaggcGGCTGGAGACGCAGAAGGAGACGACAGTAAGacgaagaagaaaaaagatgat ACCGAGAAGCTAAGGGGCTTTGCTCGAGGATTGGAACCAGAGAGGATTATTGGTGCCACAGACTCCACAGGAGAACTCATGTTCCTCATGAAATG GAAAAACTCAGATGAAGCTGACCTGGTGCCGGCGAAAGAGGCCAACGTGACATGTCCGCAGGTGGTCATCTCTTTCTATGAGGAGAGACTTACATGGCACTCGTATCCCACCGAAGAcgagaaaaaagaggagaaaatctAA
- the snx11 gene encoding sorting nexin-11: protein MINNQEEDEFVAVRVQDPRVQNEGSWNSFVDYKIFLHTNSKAFTAKTSCVRRRYSEFAWLKKKLQKNTGLVPVPDLPAKSFFSFINEDFLERRRKGLQAFLDSVVNMTVCLSDSQLHLFLQTQLPVGHIQDCVQGHTPYSVTDAILTYASSNRGYAQAQEDDPIKESSLTVSYESMESPVPHQPCLKLKETFSPELLSCIDSDPQECELESHDKDTVEFLHKENSSVMVLQGNNHLEAVVEDCGPTEATFYLGESQDVPESLSLEEQIQQRSCQIQTPVEVHSPMSSDFEAKCVVDGLFEECSVREESNKMLDIEDMTVPHPDTEEKTVPHPDTEEKAVPHLDTEEKTVPHLNTEEKTVPHPDTEEKAVPHPDTEEKAVPHPDTEEKTVPHPDTEEKAVPHPDTEEKTVPHLDTEEKTVPHLDTEEKTVPHLNTEEKTVPHLDTEEKTVPHLDTEEKTVPHLDTEEKTVPHLDTEEKTVPHLDTEEKTVPHLDTEEKTVPHLDTEEKTVPHLDTEEKTVPHLDTEEKTVPHLETEEKAVPHPGTEEKTVPHLDTEEKTVPHLDTEEKTVPHLDTEEKTVPHLDTEEKAVPHLETEEKAVPHPGTEEEAIPHPDTEEKAEQCESSVEANMEKVNFDFKDSDLKEPLIDSDTISQRRFLKSALRKVF, encoded by the exons ATGATAAACAATCAAGAAGAAGAT gAGTTTGTTGCAGTGCGGGTCCAAGATCCCCGCGTGCAGAATGAAGGCTCCTGGAATTCATTCGTGGATTACAAAATATTCCTACAT ACCAACAGCAAGGCCTTCACAGCCAAGACATCCTGCGTGCGTCGGCGCTACAGTGAGTTTGCCTGGCTCAAGAAGAAACTTCAGAAGAACACGGGTTTGGT GCCAGTCCCAGACCTTCCAGCTAAGTCCTTCTTCTCCTTTATTAATGAGGACTtcctggagaggaggaggaaaggtcTTCAGGCCTTCTTAGACAG TGTGGTGAACATGACGGTGTGTCTGTCTGACAGCCAGCTCCACCTCTTCTTGCAGACTCAGCTTCCAGTAGGTCACATCCAGGACTGCGTGCAGGGCCACACTCCCTACTCTGTGACGGACGCCATCCTCACCTATGCCTCATCCAATCGGGGCTATGCTCAGGCTCAGGAGGACGATCCCATCAAGGAGTCAAGTCTGACCGTTTCATACGAGTCCATGGAGAG CCCAGTTCCTCATCAACCTTGCCTAAAACTTAAAGAGACCTTCAGTCCAGAGCTTTTGTCCTGTATTGACTCTGACCCTCAAGAATGTGAACTGGAGAGCCATGATAAGGACACAGTTGAGTTCCTGCACAAGGAAAACTCCTCAGTGATGGTTCTCCAGGGGAACAACCATCTTGAGGCAGTTGTTGAGGACTGTGGCCCGACAGAGGCAACCTTTTATCTGGGTGAAAGCCAGGATGTTCCTGAGAGTCTCAGCCTTGAAGAACAGATTCAGCAGAGGAGCTGTCAGATACAGACACCTGTGGAGGTGCACTCGCCCATGAGCAGTGACTTTGAGGCGAAATGTGTGGTGGACGGCTTGTTTGAGGAGTGTTCCGTAAGAGAGGAGAGCAATAAAATGTTGGATATAGAAGATATGACTGTTCCTCATCcagacacagaggagaagaCTGTTCCTCATCcagacacagaggagaaggCTGTTCCTCACTTAGACACAGAGGAGAAGACTGTTCCTCACctaaacacagaggagaagacTGTTCCTCATCcagacacagaggagaaggCTGTTCCTCATCcagacacagaggagaaggCTGTTCCTCATCcagacacagaggagaagaCTGTTCCTCATCcagacacagaggagaaggCTGTTCCTCATCcagacacagaggagaagaCTGTTCCTCACTTAGACACAGAGGAGAAGACTGTTCCTCACTTAGACACAGAGGAGAAGACTGTTCCTCACctaaacacagaggagaagacTGTTCCTCACCTAGACACAGAGGAGAAGACTGTTCCTCACCTAGACACAGAGGAAAAGACTGTTCCTCACCTAGACACAGAGGAGAAGACTGTTCCTCACCTAGACACAGAGGAGAAGACTGTTCCTCACCTAGACACTGAGGAAAAGACTGTTCCTCACCTAGACACAGAGGAAAAGACTGTTCCTCACCTAGACACAGAGGAAAAGACTGTTCCTCACCTAGACACAGAGGAGAAGACTGTTCCTCACCTAGACACAGAGGAAAAGACTGTTCCTCACCTAGAGACAGAGGAGAAGGCTGTTCCCCATCCAGGCACAGAGGAGAAGACTGTTCCTCACCTAGACACAGAGGAAAAGACTGTTCCTCACCTAGACACAGAGGAGAAGACTGTTCCTCAC CTAGACACAGAGGAGAAGACTGTTCCTCACCTAGACACAGAGGAGAAGGCTGTTCCTCACCTAGAGACAGAGGAGAAGGCTGTTCCTCATCCAGgcacagaggaggaggctaTTCCTCATCCGGACACAGAGGAAAAGGCTGAACAGTGTGAAAGTTCTGTGGAGGCAAATATGGAAAAGGTCAACTTCGATTTTAAGGACAGTGACTTAAAGGAACCTCTTATAGATAGCGACACAATATCTCAGAGGAGGTTCTTGAAGTCTGCTTTGAGAAAAGTGTTTTAG